A single region of the Phaenicophaeus curvirostris isolate KB17595 unplaced genomic scaffold, BPBGC_Pcur_1.0 scaffold_219, whole genome shotgun sequence genome encodes:
- the LOC138734787 gene encoding centrosomal protein of 85 kDa-like, producing the protein MQRLTKHLRRAWERLSCRSASAAVDVADEPDEPNEPNERNEPQEKSRDGLHSVAISGHLAKAHKHQWWKRLRIKRQSAKKSVTDHQKDDAEDDKTEGCSAWGTKGQEKMEAAAAFPKDEPISMKEDDFPILDIENEENDEDVLKDSEKESVPSDDELDNGIVPEDGRDGACSRSILERHGNGEEDSKPMSAICEAFGQTYATLGQFAAAEKKELQLNELIKLISNKSSEEKKKMEEKLKSRDQYINSLKKQCLKMSEQSKEKQRQIETLMKYLTDLRTLYDIQGQTKQLQILEEKNKQLQETTTELETKLLEVRSQCRERELQLVCQKEKEKELVTVVRGLQQRVEKCLEDGARLPLLDKNQLLSENECLKEKNEKASKVIENQQNQIAALILDMQSMQENLLQENQVVEQMIKGLEEKDRKIEQLKNIFSENQRLMEENATLKEQMRQVEDSRQPVSEKMHIADQLFKEMSHCIFELKALCSILTQKAQGEEPNLSLPPEIQSLSCSADENENYCSAESLPKKLLDVSQLRKDIDELRTMMSDRCAQDIADNCTTQ; encoded by the exons ATGCAGCGCCTCACCAAGCACCTGAGGCGGGCATGGGAGCGACTGTCATGCCGCAGCGCTTCTGCGGCTGTTGATGTGGCTGATGAGCCCGATGAGCCCAATGAGCCCAACGAGCGCAACGAGCCCCAGGAGAAGAGCCGGGACGGACTGCACAGCGTAGCCATCAGTGGTCACCTGGCCAAGGCGCATAAGCACCAGTGGTGGAAGAGGCTTCGCATCAAGAGACAGTCTGCAAAGAAATC TGTTACTGACCATCAGAAGGATGATGCAGAAGATGACAAGACAGAAGGATGTTCTGCGTGGGGCACAAAAggccaggaaaaaatggaggcggctgcagcctttcccaaggATGAACCTATATCGATGAAAGAAG atgaTTTTCCCATATtagacattgaaaatgaagaaaatgatgaGGACGTCTTGAAGGACTCtgag aaggaaTCTGTGCCTTCCGACGATGAGCTGGACAATGGCATTGTTCCAGAAGATGGCAGAGACGGAGCATGTTCGCGATCTATTTTGGAGCGGCATGGTAATGGTGAAGAAGATAGCAAACCTATGTCAGCCATCTGTGAAGCATTTGGACAGACATATGCAACTCTGGGacagtttgcagcagctgaaaagaaggaattaCAACTCAATGAACTTATAAAACTGATTTCAAACAAATctagtgaagagaaaaagaagatggaggagaaactTAAAAGTAGAGACCAATATATTAATAGCCTGAAAAAGCAATGCCTGAAGATGTctgagcaaagcaaagaaaaacaaagacaaattgaaaCCTTAATGAAATATCTGACTGATCTACGAACGCTGTATGATATACAAGGGCAGACTAAACAGCTACAAATTTTAGAAGAGAAGAACAAGCAGCTTCAAGAAACTACGACTGAGTTAGAAACGAAGCTCCTAGAGGTCCGGTCgcagtgcagagagagagaattgcaACTCGTgtgtcagaaggaaaaagaaaaagagctggtcaCAGTGGTACGGGGTTTACAACAGAGAGTGGAAAAATGCCTGGAAGATGGTGCTCGCCTTCCCCTGTTGGACAAAAACCAGCTTCTGAGTGAGAATGAATGtctcaaagagaagaatgagaaagcCAGTAAGGTCATAGAGAATCAGCAAAATCAGATAGCTGCACTGATTTTAGACATGCAGTCTATGCAAGAGAACCTTTTGCAAGAAAATCAGGTAGTGGAGCAGATGATAAAaggactggaagaaaaagacaggaaaatagagcagttaaaaaacattttctcgGAAAATCAAAGACTGATGGAAGAGAATGCCACTCTGAAAGAGCAGATGCGGCAGGTGGAAGATTCCAGGCAGCCAGTATCGGAGAAGATGCATATAGCAGACCAGTTGTTCAAGGAAATGTCCCATTGCATATTTGAGTTGAAAGCACTGTGCAGTATTCTGACTCAGAAAGCCCAGGGTGAGGAGCCAAATCTTTCCTTACCGCCGGAAATACAATCACTGAGCTGTTCAGCTGATGAGAATGAAAATTACTGCAGCGCAGAAAGCCTTCCAAAGAAGCTCTTGGACGTTTCTCAGTTACGAAAGGACATTGATGAATTAAGGACTATGATGTCAGACCGTTGTGCTCAGGACATCGCGGACAATTGTACCACTCAATaa